The bacterium region TCCTGCCTGAAGTGCCAACGCGAAGAAGTAGTAATACTGCGGTGGCTCTTGTTTAGCCGATTTTAAATACCGTTCAATCTCAGTTTCGGTCAGTGGATTAATTTCCTCATGTAGATTTGCCGCTTGTTTGTATTCCTCACCAACGCGGCTGGCTGGATTGGATCCGATTCGGCCTTCCTTCAGCGCCTTGTTTAAAACCTTGCGAAGATAGGCGATCTGAAGTCGGATTGTACTTTTCGAAAGTGGTTTGTCTTTCCGGTGATTGTTTCCTTTGCCTCGCTTGGTCATCAAGCCAACGATGAATTCTGAAATCTTCTTTGGAGTGATTTGTGAAAGGTGGAGATCTCCAAGTACCGGGAGAATGTGGAGTTTAAAATTATCAACATACGATTCTGCGGTGGAGGG contains the following coding sequences:
- a CDS encoding site-specific integrase, with protein sequence MGVRIRKHRGEYYIYINYKKVRQAQRIGKDRRQAEKTRLALIRKIASGEFQFKKAPQEIDPENDVTLREYFESFKDTHLRNSVRPSTAESYVDNFKLHILPVLGDLHLSQITPKKISEFIVGLMTKRGKGNNHRKDKPLSKSTIRLQIAYLRKVLNKALKEGRIGSNPASRVGEEYKQAANLHEEINPLTETEIERYLKSAKQEPPQYYYFFALALQAGLRAGESAALNWEEVNLDKKRIHIRRTLTKDGKLGPPKSKK